From Pseudomonas sp. G.S.17, the proteins below share one genomic window:
- the maiA gene encoding maleylacetoacetate isomerase, translated as MDLFTYYRSTSSYRVRIALALKGLDVTAIPVNLIRDGGEHLKPDFKAINPHCRVPVLRLENGRVLTQSSAIIEYLEDRYPERPLLAADLEVRATQRAVAALIACDIHPLHNVSVLNRLRGLGHDENDVNAWIGHWINQGFAAVEAMIGEQSYCFGESPSLADVYVLPQVYAARRFKVDLSPYPRIVRVEQLALEHRAFQQAHPDAQSDKPE; from the coding sequence GTGGACCTCTTCACTTATTACCGTTCCACTTCCAGTTACCGGGTACGTATCGCGCTGGCCTTGAAGGGGCTGGACGTCACGGCGATCCCCGTCAACCTGATTCGCGACGGCGGCGAGCATCTCAAGCCGGACTTCAAGGCCATCAATCCACATTGTCGGGTGCCTGTGTTGCGGCTGGAGAACGGCCGGGTGCTGACGCAGTCTTCGGCGATCATCGAATACCTCGAAGACCGCTATCCCGAGCGCCCGCTGTTGGCGGCGGACCTTGAGGTTCGCGCTACCCAGCGTGCGGTTGCGGCGCTGATCGCCTGTGATATCCACCCCCTGCACAATGTTTCGGTGCTCAATCGTTTGCGCGGTCTTGGTCATGACGAGAACGACGTGAATGCCTGGATCGGTCACTGGATCAATCAGGGATTCGCCGCCGTCGAGGCAATGATCGGTGAGCAAAGTTACTGTTTTGGCGAGTCGCCGAGCCTGGCTGATGTGTACGTATTGCCTCAGGTGTATGCCGCCCGACGTTTCAAGGTCGACCTCAGCCCATACCCGCGCATTGTCCGGGTTGAGCAACTGGCCCTGGAACATCGGGCATTCCAACAAGCGCATCCCGAT